One Theropithecus gelada isolate Dixy chromosome 3, Tgel_1.0, whole genome shotgun sequence genomic window carries:
- the CBR3 gene encoding carbonyl reductase [NADPH] 3, with product MSSCSRVALVTGANRGIGLAIGRELCRQFSGDVVLTARDVARGQAAVQQLQAEGLSPRFHQLDIDDLQSIRALRDFLRKEYGGLNVLVNNAAVAFKSDDPMPFDIKAEMTLKTNFFATRNMCNELLPIMKPHGRVVNISSLQCLRAFENCSEDLQEKFHSETLTEGDLVDLMKKFVEDTKNEVHEREGWPNSPYGVSKLGVTVLSRILARRLDEKRKADRILVNACCPGPVQTDMDGKYSIRTVEEGAETPVYLALLPPDATEPQGQLVHDKVVQNW from the exons ATGTCGTCCTGCAGCCGCGTGGCGCTGGTGACCGGGGCCAACAGGGGCATCGGCTTGGCCATCGGGCGCGAATTGTGCCGACAGTTCTCGGGGGATGTGGTGCTCACCGCGCGGGACGTGGCGCGGGGTCAGGCGGCCGTGCAGCAGCTGCAGGCGGAGGGACTGAGCCCGCGCTTCCACCAACTGGACATCGACGACCTGCAGAGCATCCGCGCCCTGCGCGACTTCCTGCGCAAGGAGTACGGCGGGCTCAATGTGCTGGTCAACAACGCGGCAGTCGCCTTCAAGA gtGATGATCCAATGCCCTTTGACATTAAAGCCGAGATGACACTGAAGACAAATTTTTTTGCCACTAGAAACATGTGCAACGAGTTACTGCCGATAATGAAACCTCATG GGAGAGTGGTGAATATCAGTAGTTTACAGTGTTTAAGGGCTTTTGAAAACTGCAGTGAAGATCTGCAGGAAAAGTTCCACAGTGAGACACTCACAGAGGGAGACCTGGTGGATCTCATGAAAAAGTTCGTGGAGGACACAAAAAATGAGGTGCATGAGAGGGAAGGCTGGCCCAACTCACCTTATGGAGTGTCCAAGTTGGGGGTCACGGTCTTATCGAGGATTCTGGCCAGGCGTCTGGATGAGAAGAGGAAAGCCGACAGGATTCTGGTGAATGCGTGCTGCCCAGGACCAGTGCAGACAGACATGGATGGGAAATACAGCATCAGGACTGTGGAGGAGGGGGCTGAAACCCCTGTCTACTTGGCCCTCCTGCCTCCAGATGCCACTGAGCCACAAGGCCAGCTGGTCCATGACAAAGTTGTGCAAAACTGGTAA